The DNA window CACCAGCTCCTGCAAATAGCTCAATACTTTTATATGGCTTAATTGAATTTACATGATTGTGGTTATTTTCATTAAAGTAAATTTTACCTTTTTCAAAAATGGTAATATCTTCTTTTCTATATTCACGGTAATTATTAATAGGATTTCTTATACTTTTTAATTTACCAGAATTATCCCAACGTCGTAAAGTCTCTTTATCAACGTTTAATATTTCAGCTGTTTCACTTAAAGTAAAAATTCTTTGATTCACATACCCACCTTATATAACATTATACATGGTTATTATAACTAAAATAAAATTATAGTGGGATTATATAGGCTTTTTTTAATAGTTATTAAAAATATTTCAAATTGCAATACTTAAGTATTTAGTTCTTTTGAAAGTTCTTTGATATAATTGGTTTGAGAGAGCTTAATAATAATTTTATCTAACTCTTTTTTATAATTAGTTTCTTTTGCGACTTCATTGATAGCTTTGATTAAATCAAAGTAAAAATCTTTATCTCCTGTAAGTCTATGCCAGAAGTCTTCCCCAATAATAACATTATAATGGTTTGCATTGATTTTTTTATAATGAGCATTAAGTTCGGATTGTTCACCATAAATAATACCTACAATTAAATCGTCAAAACCAATATTGAGATTATTTGTTCTTGATAAGTTTCTTACTGATTGAAAATGATCAATAATGGTTTTAATATCATCTTTATTTATAGTATTGGGACCCGACTTAAGTTGACAATATTTCTTTTTTCCATCTATCTGATCTATAAACTCTATATCTATACCTGATACGGCACTCCCTAATGAAGATAATGCAGTAGATGTAAACTCTTGAATATTTGTACCAAAAGATGTATTTATTGATGTTCCTAATACTCTTGGATATATAAGTGCCTTTGCTATACTTTTAGGTTCACTGTCACCTTCCAGAAAATTTGAAAGATAGGTTAATAAAAAAGGGTTTATATTAAATTCATTTTCTTTAGATAATTTATTCATATTTTTAATATGTTTTTTAATGATAGTATTTTTAAACCATTGTTTTGCTTTTTTTAAAATTTCATTCTTTTCAAATTCAGTCATT is part of the Candidatus Marinarcus aquaticus genome and encodes:
- a CDS encoding PmeII family type II restriction endonuclease; translation: MTEFEKNEILKKAKQWFKNTIIKKHIKNMNKLSKENEFNINPFLLTYLSNFLEGDSEPKSIAKALIYPRVLGTSINTSFGTNIQEFTSTALSSLGSAVSGIDIEFIDQIDGKKKYCQLKSGPNTINKDDIKTIIDHFQSVRNLSRTNNLNIGFDDLIVGIIYGEQSELNAHYKKINANHYNVIIGEDFWHRLTGDKDFYFDLIKAINEVAKETNYKKELDKIIIKLSQTNYIKELSKELNT